In Deferribacteraceae bacterium V6Fe1, one genomic interval encodes:
- a CDS encoding FadR family transcriptional regulator yields MLFKKIKPKKISDEIYDQIKELILTGKLKPGEKLPPERELAVTLGVSRPSIREALQKLEAQGFLEQIQGDGTYVKVATSEAFDGFLEEFTRKDNAIFDLMEVRRILETWAAYTAAERANEKEIEQMQEYLNEMKDAKDYGQIGYISDANFHSTISYATHNVLLIHIMNNIYEWIEKVSYEVRSRMYTDERSHEELFNQHSAIFNAIKDGKPLAAYNAMNLHMDYIFKELGKVFKRD; encoded by the coding sequence ATGCTTTTTAAAAAGATAAAGCCTAAAAAGATAAGTGATGAAATATATGATCAAATTAAAGAGTTAATTTTAACAGGGAAATTGAAACCAGGCGAAAAATTGCCGCCGGAAAGGGAGCTCGCTGTAACCCTTGGAGTCAGCAGGCCATCTATTAGAGAAGCATTACAAAAGCTTGAGGCTCAAGGCTTTTTGGAGCAAATTCAAGGGGATGGCACTTATGTGAAAGTTGCTACATCAGAAGCTTTTGATGGCTTTCTTGAGGAATTTACGAGAAAGGACAATGCCATCTTTGATTTGATGGAGGTAAGGCGTATTCTTGAAACTTGGGCAGCTTATACCGCAGCCGAGCGAGCTAATGAAAAAGAGATTGAGCAGATGCAAGAGTATTTAAATGAAATGAAAGATGCAAAAGATTATGGGCAGATTGGATATATTTCAGATGCAAACTTTCACTCCACCATCAGTTATGCTACCCATAATGTTTTGTTGATACATATTATGAACAATATTTACGAATGGATTGAAAAGGTAAGTTATGAAGTGCGCTCGAGAATGTACACCGATGAAAGGAGCCACGAAGAACTTTTTAACCAGCACTCTGCAATATTTAATGCCATCAAAGACGGTAAGCCTTTAGCCGCTTATAATGCTATGAATCTGCATATGGATTATATTTTTAAAGAGCTTGGTAAGGTTTTTAAAAGGGATTAG